The proteins below are encoded in one region of Belonocnema kinseyi isolate 2016_QV_RU_SX_M_011 chromosome 1, B_treatae_v1, whole genome shotgun sequence:
- the LOC117168461 gene encoding dnaJ homolog subfamily B member 12-like isoform X2, with translation MAAPKEEAERLVKLAESCILDEKFDAAEDYIQQALNIHPSPKIQEALSLLKQRSGRNETAEPTLRRRKAESEDSPKFTEEQVQFVERIKSANDYYEILAVSKKATSTELKQAFKNRCLEVHPDKNKAPGATEAFQAVGLAFGVLIDPEKREEYDSQGIAMKLETGEIFGQNLALLVLGFIGMAGIGALAWHATKSSRASKKK, from the exons ATGGCAGCCCCAAAGGAAGAAGCTGAACGTTTGGTAAAGCTGGCAGAGTCTTGTATCCTAGATGAAAAATTCGACGCAGCTGAAGACTATATCCAACAAGCTTTGAACATCCACCCATCTCCTAAAATTCAAG AAGCACTCTCCCTACTGAAACAGCGTTCAGGAAGAAATGAAACTGCAGAGCCCACATTAAGACGGAGAAAGGCAGAAAGTGAGGATTCTCCTAAATTTACTGAGGAACAAGTGCAATTTGTTGAAAG aatcaAAAGTGCAAATGATTACTATGAGATCTTAGCAGTCAGTAAAAAAGCAACAAGTACGGAATTAAAACAGGCCTTTAAAAACAGGTGTCTGGAAGTACATCCTGATAAAAACAAGGCACCTGGCGCCACTGAGGCATTTCAAG CCGTTGGACTTGCTTTTGGGGTTTTAATTGATCCTGAAAAACGCGAGGAGTATGACTCACAAGGAATAGCAATGAAACTTGAAACAG GGGAAATATTTGGACAAAACTTAGCCCTATTGGTGCTTGGTTTTATTGGAATGGCTGGGATTGGTGCCCTAGCTTGGCACGCAACAAAATCTTCACGAGCCTCTAAGAAAAAGTAG
- the LOC117168461 gene encoding dnaJ homolog subfamily B member 12-like isoform X1, giving the protein MASVRIVLAEDSTIFSSKFGMAAPKEEAERLVKLAESCILDEKFDAAEDYIQQALNIHPSPKIQEALSLLKQRSGRNETAEPTLRRRKAESEDSPKFTEEQVQFVERIKSANDYYEILAVSKKATSTELKQAFKNRCLEVHPDKNKAPGATEAFQAVGLAFGVLIDPEKREEYDSQGIAMKLETGEIFGQNLALLVLGFIGMAGIGALAWHATKSSRASKKK; this is encoded by the exons ATGGCCAGT GTGAGGATTGTTCTTGCCGAGGactcaacaattttttcttctaaattcggAATGGCAGCCCCAAAGGAAGAAGCTGAACGTTTGGTAAAGCTGGCAGAGTCTTGTATCCTAGATGAAAAATTCGACGCAGCTGAAGACTATATCCAACAAGCTTTGAACATCCACCCATCTCCTAAAATTCAAG AAGCACTCTCCCTACTGAAACAGCGTTCAGGAAGAAATGAAACTGCAGAGCCCACATTAAGACGGAGAAAGGCAGAAAGTGAGGATTCTCCTAAATTTACTGAGGAACAAGTGCAATTTGTTGAAAG aatcaAAAGTGCAAATGATTACTATGAGATCTTAGCAGTCAGTAAAAAAGCAACAAGTACGGAATTAAAACAGGCCTTTAAAAACAGGTGTCTGGAAGTACATCCTGATAAAAACAAGGCACCTGGCGCCACTGAGGCATTTCAAG CCGTTGGACTTGCTTTTGGGGTTTTAATTGATCCTGAAAAACGCGAGGAGTATGACTCACAAGGAATAGCAATGAAACTTGAAACAG GGGAAATATTTGGACAAAACTTAGCCCTATTGGTGCTTGGTTTTATTGGAATGGCTGGGATTGGTGCCCTAGCTTGGCACGCAACAAAATCTTCACGAGCCTCTAAGAAAAAGTAG